In Verrucomicrobiota bacterium, a genomic segment contains:
- the rnc gene encoding ribonuclease III encodes MAEFDTLQARLGYTFRDPDLLRLAMTHPSVGHEGTHTTENNQRLEFLGDAVLNLIITTELYQKFPEHDEGALTKRRAELVNRRSLSTLARQLGLGDTLRLGRGEEKCGGRHRESNLADVCESLLGAVYLDGGFEATRTVILNLFQELMGPPPLVPRLFNPKGELQEALQAAGAEPPQYRPIGEPTGPDHDREFEYAVFHGGRELGRGKGRTKQAAETEAAIVAMATLRQTVEPPSA; translated from the coding sequence GTGGCTGAATTTGACACTCTCCAAGCTCGTTTAGGATACACCTTCCGTGATCCCGACTTGTTGCGTCTGGCCATGACGCATCCCTCGGTGGGCCATGAGGGCACGCATACCACGGAGAATAATCAGCGTCTGGAATTCCTGGGCGACGCCGTGCTCAACCTGATCATCACCACCGAACTCTACCAGAAATTTCCCGAGCATGATGAAGGTGCCCTGACGAAACGCCGGGCGGAACTGGTGAACCGCCGCAGTTTGTCCACCTTGGCCCGCCAACTGGGGCTGGGCGACACCCTCCGCCTGGGGCGAGGGGAAGAAAAATGCGGGGGACGCCACCGGGAATCCAATCTGGCGGACGTGTGCGAATCCCTGCTGGGAGCGGTCTATCTGGATGGCGGGTTCGAGGCCACCCGCACGGTTATCCTCAACCTTTTCCAGGAGCTGATGGGGCCACCGCCGCTGGTGCCGCGCCTGTTCAATCCCAAGGGGGAGTTGCAGGAGGCGCTTCAGGCTGCCGGGGCGGAACCACCGCAATACCGGCCGATTGGCGAACCCACCGGTCCGGATCATGACCGCGAATTTGAATATGCGGTCTTCCATGGCGGCCGCGAACTGGGGCGCGGCAAAGGCCGTACGAAACAAGCGGCGGAAACCGAGGCGGCCATCGTGGCGATGGCAACGTTGCGACAAACGGTAGAACCGCCATCCGCCTGA
- a CDS encoding phosphoribosylanthranilate isomerase, producing the protein MSVRVKICGLTSLEDALGAMNAGADALGFMFYEGSPRHLTLAQAREILVHLPPFVTRVGVFVNPSAAQVREAIACGLDALQFHGEEPSEFCRQFGRRWLKAFRVRDAASLELCRPYAGMPWLLDSYVPGQRGGTGATFNWEIAAQAARENPQIILAGGLTPDNIAAAVKQVRPYGVDVSSGVESAPSKKDPEKVCAFIRAAKHA; encoded by the coding sequence ATGAGTGTGCGAGTAAAAATCTGCGGGTTGACCAGCCTTGAGGACGCTCTGGGCGCGATGAACGCCGGGGCCGATGCCCTGGGTTTTATGTTTTACGAGGGCAGCCCGCGTCACCTCACGCTGGCTCAAGCCCGGGAAATCCTCGTACACCTGCCGCCGTTTGTCACGCGCGTGGGCGTGTTTGTGAATCCGTCGGCTGCCCAAGTGCGGGAAGCCATCGCGTGCGGGCTGGACGCGCTGCAATTTCACGGGGAGGAGCCTTCGGAGTTTTGCCGTCAATTTGGCCGGCGCTGGCTCAAAGCCTTTCGCGTGCGTGACGCCGCTTCCCTGGAGCTTTGCCGCCCGTATGCCGGAATGCCTTGGTTGTTGGATAGCTACGTGCCGGGACAACGCGGTGGCACGGGTGCCACGTTCAACTGGGAAATTGCCGCACAAGCCGCCCGGGAAAACCCACAAATCATCCTGGCGGGCGGGCTAACCCCGGACAATATCGCCGCCGCAGTGAAACAGGTCCGCCCTTATGGAGTGGACGTGTCCAGTGGGGTGGAATCTGCCCCAAGCAAAAAAGACCCGGAAAAAGTGTGCGCCTTCATTCGCGCCGCCAAACACGCGTAG